Genomic segment of Tachysurus fulvidraco isolate hzauxx_2018 chromosome 22, HZAU_PFXX_2.0, whole genome shotgun sequence:
CTAATTAGACTCTTTATACATTAGTCCAGGTAAGTGGGCGCCATGCTGACTAGCATCACAGAAGGCATCCTATGCTGCTTGACAGGCAAAAGTGGAAATACGGTGCTGCCTGTGGACTCATCGGACACTGCTCCATCTGATGGGTTCGAGTTTGTAGAGGTGAAGCCAGGCCGTGTACTGCGTGTTCGCCATGTTCTGCCAGAGCGTCCTGCCAGTCCTGAGCTAAAGCAGGAGCAGGGTACCAGTGTGCATTGCAAACGCAAGATCACAGTCTACCGCAACGGGCAACTGGTAATTGAGAACCTGGGTGACGTGCTGCGTGCAGAGATTCTACATTGCCCCAATGGAGATGTGGAGCAGTGCAGCACCGTGGAGCTGGAGCTTGCTGATTACTTTACTGCACCTTCCTCTCCAGAACCCAAGCCGGCTCCTCCCACTCTTACGGCTTCAGACCAGCAGAAACCAGCTCCGCCGCCGAGACGACGGAGGAGGAAGCCCAAGCGCACAGTACTTATTGACTCAGAGAGATGCATCAGCAGCTGTAAGGGGACACACTCCGACGTGGCACTCTTCTTCATCCATGGCGTTGGAGGCTCACTGGACATCTGGGGTCGTCAGTTGGACTTCTTCTCCAAATTGGGCTATGAGGTCATCGCGCCAGACCTGGCAGGGCATGGAGCCAGCACGGCCCCTCAGATAGCGGCTGCTTACACATTCTACGCCCTGGCTGAGGATCTCCGTGCCATTTTTAAAAGATATGCTCGCAAGCGCAACATCCTCATTGGCCACTCATACGGGTGAGCTTAGGCATGCTTCTCTCatgtatacacatgtacacatgaatGCATGTTAATAAAATGTGCTAAAGAAAATTGCTGACATTGGATCAGCTCTTCATGTTCACATGCAAAGGTATCTAAAAATTTTTAGTTAATAAGATTTAAATCAAGGACTTTTAGCCTAAATAAGGACAAAAGAGGGCAAAGAAAGCAGGAGTTTTAAGAGAACCGGAAGGGATTAGAGACAGAGTTTTAAGTAAGGTCTCTTAAAATGgcagtgtttaatttttttgtgtacTTGCAAAGGTAATTTTAGCTAATGAAATCTAATTGAAGTCCT
This window contains:
- the abhd8a gene encoding protein ABHD8, yielding MLTSITEGILCCLTGKSGNTVLPVDSSDTAPSDGFEFVEVKPGRVLRVRHVLPERPASPELKQEQGTSVHCKRKITVYRNGQLVIENLGDVLRAEILHCPNGDVEQCSTVELELADYFTAPSSPEPKPAPPTLTASDQQKPAPPPRRRRRKPKRTVLIDSERCISSCKGTHSDVALFFIHGVGGSLDIWGRQLDFFSKLGYEVIAPDLAGHGASTAPQIAAAYTFYALAEDLRAIFKRYARKRNILIGHSYGVSFCTFLAHEYPEQVHKVVMINGGGPTALEPSLCSIFQLPSCVLHCLSPCLAWSFLKAGFARQGAKEKQMLKEGNAFNVAPFVLRAMMSGQYWPEGDEVYHAELTVPILLVHGLYDKFVPMDEDQRMAEILLFAFLKVIEEGSHMVMMECPDTVNTLLHEFFLWEPDITRKDCTDDTPAVLTVTADTVTDENTGKQKTNKPVNK